A window of Gemmatimonadota bacterium contains these coding sequences:
- a CDS encoding nuclear transport factor 2 family protein, whose product MHRAYAASIRLVALGILLAGSLSSSASAQSAEHDAAYRVITRLFDAMRARDTAAMRAAFVSNASTQTLTRDSVRFETIDGWLTSIGRAPAGLLLDERIANPVIHVDGDLASIWVDYWFFAGDRFSHCGVDAFLLARHSGEWRVFGLVDTRRTQGCAPAPTRRPS is encoded by the coding sequence ATGCATCGTGCGTACGCCGCGTCCATCCGTCTCGTCGCACTCGGTATCCTTCTCGCCGGCTCGCTGAGCAGCTCGGCGAGCGCACAGTCCGCGGAGCACGACGCGGCCTATCGCGTGATCACGCGACTCTTCGACGCCATGCGCGCGCGCGATACCGCGGCGATGCGGGCCGCGTTCGTCTCGAACGCCTCGACGCAGACGCTCACCCGCGACAGCGTGCGCTTCGAGACGATCGACGGGTGGCTGACGAGCATCGGACGTGCGCCTGCGGGACTGCTGCTGGACGAGCGCATCGCCAATCCCGTGATCCATGTCGATGGCGACCTGGCCAGCATCTGGGTGGACTACTGGTTCTTCGCCGGCGACCGCTTCTCGCACTGCGGCGTTGACGCGTTCCTCCTCGCGCGGCACTCGGGCGAGTGGAGAGTGTTCGGTCTTGTTGACACTCGGCGCACCCAAGGCTGCGCCCCCGCGCCCACTCGGCGCCCCTCCTGA